A portion of the Bacillus thuringiensis genome contains these proteins:
- a CDS encoding NAD-dependent epimerase/dehydratase family protein: protein MKKNASLLITGANGFTGRHACQYFLEQGFHVIPMFQNRAHREKIRNGITCNLTNKSEVMKVMKQIKPDYVLHLAGRNSVIESWTAALEYIEINVIGTLYLLEAIKQEASHCRTLVIGSALQADSMNEIKISNPYSLSKTMQVIIAEAWGGLMDSNIIIAKPSNLIGPGESNGICSILAKKMIDIESGRSKAIIEVNSLKDSRDFLDVRDAIKAYHLLLRDGINGKQYNIGSGVKRSLLDVLEQYKELTQLNFFIEETEKRGSDSNESLAIEEIKKLGWIPEIEFHQSLKDVLEYAKCSDICIQ from the coding sequence ATGAAAAAAAATGCGAGCCTTTTAATAACTGGTGCAAATGGTTTCACAGGACGTCATGCTTGCCAATATTTTTTAGAGCAGGGCTTTCATGTAATTCCTATGTTTCAAAATCGTGCACATAGAGAAAAAATTAGAAATGGTATTACTTGTAATTTAACTAATAAGAGCGAAGTAATGAAGGTAATGAAACAAATAAAGCCAGACTACGTATTGCATTTAGCAGGAAGGAATTCAGTTATAGAATCTTGGACAGCTGCTCTTGAGTATATAGAGATTAATGTAATAGGAACGTTATATTTATTAGAAGCAATTAAGCAAGAAGCCTCGCATTGTAGAACATTAGTTATAGGATCGGCTTTGCAAGCAGATAGTATGAACGAAATAAAAATTTCAAATCCATATAGTTTAAGTAAAACGATGCAAGTCATTATTGCAGAGGCTTGGGGAGGATTAATGGATTCAAATATTATCATTGCAAAGCCCTCAAATTTAATTGGTCCAGGGGAATCGAATGGCATTTGCTCGATTCTCGCAAAGAAAATGATAGATATAGAATCAGGTAGAAGTAAAGCCATTATTGAAGTAAACAGTTTGAAAGATAGTAGAGATTTTCTAGATGTACGTGATGCGATTAAAGCGTATCATTTGTTATTACGAGATGGAATAAATGGAAAACAATATAATATCGGATCAGGAGTAAAACGGTCTTTATTAGATGTACTAGAACAATATAAAGAATTAACACAGCTAAATTTTTTTATAGAGGAAACAGAGAAAAGAGGGAGCGACTCAAATGAGAGTTTAGCAATAGAGGAAATAAAAAAGTTAGGTTGGATTCCAGAAATTGAATTTCATCAATCATTAAAAGATGTACTTGAGTATGCGAAGTGTAGTGACATCTGCATTCAATGA
- a CDS encoding histidine phosphatase family protein, with product MSTYIYMVRHGESLKLEGNERMRGLTEKGHMDARRVNDILKAERIDTFISSPYNRAMLTIEESANFHEKEIVVYENLKECMFLSEDQVISDKEVYPLVQKMFSNPDFARTEGESYADCQRRVVKVLKEILMDFQGHKIVIGTHGLVMTVMMNYFDKQYGFEFLMNTSKPDIYKMEFKEEQLMNVERLWKAE from the coding sequence ATGAGCACATATATTTATATGGTTAGACATGGTGAATCACTAAAACTAGAAGGAAATGAAAGAATGCGCGGGTTAACTGAGAAGGGACATATGGATGCCCGTAGAGTAAATGATATATTAAAAGCGGAGAGAATTGATACTTTTATTTCCAGTCCCTATAATCGGGCTATGTTAACGATAGAGGAGTCAGCTAATTTCCATGAAAAAGAAATAGTAGTATATGAAAATCTTAAAGAGTGTATGTTTTTAAGTGAGGATCAGGTTATATCAGACAAAGAGGTGTATCCACTTGTACAGAAGATGTTCTCTAATCCGGATTTTGCAAGAACGGAAGGAGAGTCGTATGCAGATTGCCAGAGAAGAGTAGTGAAAGTATTAAAAGAAATCTTAATGGATTTTCAAGGACACAAAATTGTAATTGGTACACATGGGCTTGTCATGACAGTAATGATGAACTATTTTGATAAACAATATGGTTTTGAATTTTTAATGAATACGTCAAAACCGGATATATATAAGATGGAGTTTAAAGAAGAACAATTAATGAATGTAGAGAGATTATGGAAAGCGGAATAA
- a CDS encoding undecaprenyldiphospho-muramoylpentapeptide beta-N-acetylglucosaminyltransferase has product MSKTILFTGGGTAGHVMINIVLIPKFIEQGWRVEYIGSKNGIEKSLVQNVKYNSVSTGKLRRYWDWENFKDPFKIIRGCLQSYKLIKKTKPDVIFSAGGFVSVPVAIGAWLNRVPIIIREPDSTLGLANKIALPFATKLCTTFPQTGENVSNEKKVYVGPIVREEIEKGNVLRGRRYCEFQQDKPVLLIMGGSQGAKWINDMVRECLDTILLNFNIIHICGKGKVDQSIGMEGYMQFEYIGDELPHILNMASVVVSRAGSTAISELLFLKKPMLLIPLTNSSSRGDQVLNAEYFSRQGYAEVILQDRVSTNTFIHAVNKLYTNKEKYIQNMNGYKKTNDEGIHHLIDIINEVVK; this is encoded by the coding sequence ATGAGCAAAACGATTCTTTTTACTGGGGGCGGTACAGCCGGACACGTTATGATTAATATTGTATTAATTCCTAAATTTATAGAGCAAGGATGGAGAGTCGAGTATATTGGATCCAAAAATGGAATTGAAAAATCATTAGTGCAAAATGTTAAATACAATAGTGTTTCAACGGGCAAGCTTAGGAGATATTGGGATTGGGAAAATTTTAAAGATCCTTTTAAAATTATACGAGGTTGTTTACAAAGTTATAAATTAATTAAGAAAACAAAGCCTGACGTTATCTTTTCAGCAGGAGGATTTGTTTCAGTTCCTGTAGCTATAGGAGCATGGTTAAATCGTGTGCCTATCATTATACGTGAACCAGATAGCACATTAGGACTTGCCAATAAAATAGCATTACCTTTTGCTACAAAGCTATGCACAACATTTCCTCAGACAGGAGAAAATGTAAGTAATGAGAAGAAGGTTTATGTAGGACCGATTGTAAGGGAAGAAATTGAGAAGGGTAACGTATTAAGAGGAAGAAGATATTGTGAATTTCAGCAAGATAAACCAGTATTATTAATTATGGGTGGGAGTCAAGGTGCTAAGTGGATAAATGATATGGTAAGGGAATGTTTAGATACAATACTATTAAACTTTAATATTATTCATATATGTGGTAAAGGGAAGGTAGACCAATCTATTGGCATGGAGGGGTATATGCAATTTGAATATATAGGCGATGAGTTGCCGCATATACTAAATATGGCAAGTGTTGTAGTTTCAAGAGCGGGTTCTACTGCTATTTCTGAATTGTTATTTTTAAAGAAACCGATGTTGCTTATCCCGTTAACTAACAGTTCCAGTAGGGGAGATCAAGTTTTAAATGCTGAATATTTTTCACGGCAAGGATATGCGGAAGTTATACTCCAAGACAGAGTAAGTACGAATACATTTATACATGCAGTAAATAAGTTGTATACAAATAAGGAGAAATATATTCAAAACATGAATGGATATAAGAAAACAAATGATGAGGGGATTCATCATTTAATAGATATAATAAATGAAGTGGTGAAGTAA
- a CDS encoding DNA-3-methyladenine glycosylase 2: MTAEYNSALSVAVPKEFCFQENLRYLSRSNNECMFHIEDNKIYKVIPVQDVNPLVEISLNTDGNIQIRCLEESYTSEKSIREAVANYVKEWFDLTTDLAPFYTLAKHDLLLQGPIEQYYGLRNLGIPDLFEALSWGIIGQQINLAYAYTLKRRLVEQFGSYVEWDGRKHWIFPSPETIANLHLEDLQQLKMTTRKCEYLIGIAKLITERKLSKEELLQTQNIKIAEKQLTAIHGIGPWTANYVLMRCLRFPSAFPIDDVGLHNAIKFIIGSENKPTKNEIKDFAANWANWESYATFYLWRVLY; this comes from the coding sequence ATGACAGCAGAATATAATAGCGCATTATCTGTAGCAGTTCCGAAAGAATTTTGTTTCCAAGAAAATTTACGCTATCTATCACGTTCGAACAATGAATGTATGTTCCATATTGAAGACAACAAAATTTATAAAGTTATCCCTGTTCAAGATGTAAATCCTTTAGTTGAAATTAGTTTGAATACTGATGGCAATATTCAAATACGTTGTTTAGAAGAATCATATACATCTGAAAAATCGATACGTGAGGCTGTAGCCAACTATGTAAAAGAATGGTTTGATTTAACTACTGATTTAGCCCCTTTTTATACATTAGCTAAACATGATTTACTCCTTCAAGGACCAATTGAACAATATTATGGCCTTCGTAATTTAGGTATTCCAGACTTATTTGAGGCACTTTCCTGGGGAATTATCGGTCAACAAATTAACCTAGCATATGCTTATACACTAAAAAGAAGATTAGTTGAGCAATTTGGAAGTTATGTAGAATGGGACGGTAGAAAACATTGGATTTTCCCATCACCTGAAACAATTGCAAATCTACATCTAGAAGATCTCCAACAATTAAAAATGACGACTAGAAAATGTGAATATTTAATCGGTATTGCGAAGCTTATTACAGAGAGAAAACTGTCAAAAGAGGAGTTACTACAAACACAAAATATAAAAATTGCTGAAAAACAGTTAACTGCTATCCATGGTATCGGCCCATGGACTGCCAACTATGTTTTAATGCGTTGTTTAAGATTTCCTTCAGCTTTTCCAATTGATGATGTTGGTCTGCATAATGCAATTAAATTTATAATAGGCTCCGAAAATAAACCGACTAAAAATGAAATAAAAGATTTTGCAGCAAACTGGGCTAATTGGGAGTCTTATGCGACTTTTTATTTGTGGCGAGTACTATATTAA
- a CDS encoding bifunctional diguanylate cyclase/phosphodiesterase yields the protein MKLNKNLQLCILIGTLICYSIYFMFFYLFPTHFSNSDVRFASLIVEAITFVSLIYSIYSKKVSSNPFWICITIAIGSFLLGKIVYTYQDSFFEIPIDRFTISDVFYMFFLLFCLIAFSYKILKECNKWEKAFFICDICIVLTSIFTLEWYLFNQPNLNIFALSLGDVFLSFLYPIADLLFLLLGVSLFFRPTIFNSKRKIYIFIFVLISSATFNYIYFYLNNHLSTETITLLRLLYRIPILLIAIAGSISEDHNSHKNYFIVNPIIGKKALVVFPYLAVAILIGFTLKEQTSSSTLITGNCITFIFVLIRHSIVRMQNNSLTKRLQAFNAQLEEKVTVRTSDLVHKSEALSQKQQKFKSLYEYHPDPIFTIDLNGTFLNVNKAGSVLLGAPTDELLGETCFSIILDEDKHKLALALEKVKQQESAFLQLSSQYKDGFTYFLYVTIIPIIIDGQISGSYIMVKDITALKKQQEEIKYLAFHDTVTKIGNRAFFHKKLKRVIKNAKITESEFALLYLDLDRFKAINDTLGHSSGDYILEEVAKRFQSCLPSHTHLSRIGGDEFTIIIENYTDEDYLFQLCNQLFECMKKSFIIHEHKLTLSLSIGIAIYPHSGIDTATLLKNANVAMYDAKAKELNSVSIYDDVIAKKIERRLRLEKDLPNALQNEELFLLYQPQVDSESNKIIGAEALIRWNHPELGIISPYEFIPIAEETLQIISIGKWTLEQACKQMKRWHALGYSHLKIGVNLSAKEFEQEDFVKSISSTLTNTGLPASSLDLELTERIAMMDERETLIKLRTLKSLGIHISIDDFGTGYSSLAYLPLYPIDTLKIPREFITMSETCDDGMEIIKTIITLANTLGMSVIAEGVETKEHVNFLQKNKCQFIQGYYYSKPIHINAFTELLENGIRP from the coding sequence TTGAAATTAAATAAAAATTTGCAATTATGTATATTAATCGGAACATTAATATGCTATTCAATCTATTTTATGTTTTTCTATCTGTTCCCTACTCATTTTTCAAATTCAGATGTACGCTTCGCTTCACTTATCGTCGAAGCCATTACATTTGTATCACTGATCTACTCTATATATTCTAAAAAAGTCAGTTCAAATCCGTTTTGGATATGTATTACAATAGCAATTGGTAGTTTTTTATTAGGGAAAATAGTATATACATATCAAGATAGCTTCTTCGAAATTCCAATAGATCGTTTTACTATTTCTGATGTATTTTACATGTTTTTTCTACTTTTCTGTCTTATCGCTTTCTCCTATAAAATTTTAAAGGAATGCAATAAATGGGAAAAAGCATTCTTTATTTGTGATATATGCATAGTGCTTACTTCCATATTCACATTAGAATGGTATTTATTTAATCAGCCAAATTTAAATATATTCGCTCTTTCACTAGGAGATGTTTTCCTTTCATTTTTATACCCAATTGCAGATTTATTATTTCTACTGCTAGGCGTTAGTCTCTTTTTCCGTCCAACAATTTTTAATTCCAAACGGAAAATTTATATCTTTATTTTTGTATTAATAAGTTCTGCAACTTTTAACTATATTTATTTTTACTTAAATAACCACTTATCAACTGAAACGATAACATTATTACGTCTTTTATATAGAATACCTATATTACTTATTGCAATAGCTGGCTCTATTTCAGAAGATCATAATAGCCATAAAAATTATTTCATTGTAAACCCTATAATAGGGAAAAAAGCTTTAGTTGTATTTCCCTATCTTGCTGTTGCAATACTAATCGGGTTTACATTAAAAGAACAAACATCATCTTCAACTCTCATTACAGGAAATTGTATTACTTTTATTTTCGTACTCATTCGTCATTCTATCGTACGTATGCAAAACAACTCCTTAACAAAACGTTTGCAGGCATTTAATGCCCAACTAGAAGAAAAAGTTACTGTACGGACGTCTGATTTAGTTCATAAATCAGAGGCTCTTTCTCAAAAACAACAAAAGTTTAAATCATTATATGAATATCATCCTGACCCTATTTTCACCATTGATTTAAACGGAACATTCTTAAATGTAAATAAGGCTGGGAGTGTACTACTTGGGGCACCAACGGATGAGTTACTAGGTGAAACTTGTTTTTCGATCATTTTAGATGAAGATAAGCATAAGCTAGCATTGGCATTAGAAAAAGTGAAACAACAAGAATCGGCATTCTTACAACTTAGTTCTCAATATAAAGATGGCTTTACTTATTTTTTATACGTTACAATCATTCCTATTATAATAGACGGACAAATTTCAGGAAGCTATATTATGGTGAAAGATATTACTGCACTAAAAAAACAGCAAGAAGAAATAAAATATTTAGCATTCCATGACACTGTAACGAAAATTGGGAACCGTGCCTTTTTCCATAAGAAATTAAAGAGAGTTATAAAAAATGCTAAAATAACAGAAAGCGAGTTTGCATTATTATATTTAGATTTAGATCGCTTTAAAGCAATTAACGATACACTTGGACATTCATCAGGAGATTACATATTAGAAGAAGTAGCAAAGCGATTCCAATCATGTCTTCCATCACATACTCATCTTTCAAGAATCGGTGGCGATGAATTTACAATCATAATTGAGAACTATACTGACGAAGATTACTTATTCCAATTATGTAACCAATTATTTGAATGCATGAAAAAGTCATTTATCATACATGAGCATAAATTAACTTTATCACTGAGTATCGGCATCGCTATTTATCCACATTCCGGAATCGATACCGCTACACTTCTGAAAAACGCTAATGTTGCAATGTATGATGCAAAAGCAAAAGAGCTTAACTCTGTCTCTATTTATGACGATGTAATCGCTAAAAAAATTGAAAGACGATTACGATTAGAAAAAGATTTACCAAACGCACTACAAAATGAAGAATTGTTCCTTTTGTATCAACCTCAAGTTGATAGTGAATCTAATAAAATTATCGGTGCAGAAGCTTTAATTAGGTGGAATCATCCTGAATTAGGTATTATTTCTCCATACGAGTTTATTCCGATTGCAGAAGAAACACTACAAATTATTTCAATAGGAAAATGGACATTAGAGCAGGCTTGCAAGCAAATGAAACGTTGGCACGCACTCGGATACTCACATTTAAAAATAGGTGTAAATTTATCTGCTAAAGAATTTGAACAAGAGGATTTTGTAAAATCTATTTCTTCTACTTTAACAAATACAGGTTTACCAGCAAGCTCTCTTGATCTTGAATTAACAGAGCGAATTGCAATGATGGATGAGCGAGAAACATTGATAAAACTACGTACACTAAAAAGTTTAGGGATTCACATTTCAATCGACGACTTTGGTACAGGTTATTCTTCACTAGCCTACTTACCTTTGTATCCAATTGATACGTTAAAAATCCCGAGAGAATTTATTACAATGTCTGAAACATGTGATGATGGAATGGAAATTATTAAAACGATCATCACATTAGCAAATACATTAGGAATGTCTGTCATTGCTGAAGGTGTAGAAACGAAAGAGCACGTAAATTTCCTTCAAAAAAATAAATGTCAGTTTATTCAAGGTTATTATTACAGTAAACCTATTCATATTAATGCATTTACTGAGCTATTAGAAAACGGTATTCGCCCATAG
- a CDS encoding DUF6572 domain-containing protein: MKNKKGCKKYMNGYEVIDNQNTLFLSIVDTLDWRDEEAHVLRLYEAIHKYQAYVEEKRVNQIKSALETETRYVIQIFAQYECSEYGNDFYELIKDLLQDIEVELKIYIKNNKFIYI; encoded by the coding sequence ATGAAAAACAAAAAAGGGTGTAAGAAATATATGAATGGTTATGAAGTAATAGATAATCAAAATACGCTATTTCTTTCAATTGTTGATACGTTGGATTGGAGAGATGAAGAAGCGCATGTATTGCGTCTTTATGAGGCAATACATAAATATCAAGCGTATGTAGAAGAAAAAAGAGTTAATCAAATAAAGTCAGCATTAGAGACGGAAACTAGATATGTGATTCAAATCTTTGCTCAATACGAGTGTAGTGAGTATGGAAATGATTTTTATGAACTCATTAAAGATCTTTTACAAGATATAGAGGTGGAGTTAAAGATTTATATAAAAAATAATAAGTTTATTTACATTTAA
- a CDS encoding alpha/beta fold hydrolase, protein MIYRIKDAEIYYEIVGEGKPVIIIHGCSPDHRLMMKCMESVFQKYEGYKRIYIDLPGMGKSNAPNWVNSSDRIVEVLITFIEEIISTEKFLLIGESYGGYLAKGILTKMFERVSGLLLVCPVVVAEPEKRILPDKQVIVQDEEFLNTLTSTEREEFCELAVIANQYTYTRFKEEIKPGLDVANYEFIERLQKNYSLTMDFQREKYEKPVLLLTGRQDISVGYQNIIEIIEEYPRATLAVLDMAGHNLQIEQPELFESLVGEWIRRTNQHVL, encoded by the coding sequence ATGATATATCGAATTAAAGATGCAGAAATATACTATGAAATTGTGGGAGAGGGTAAACCGGTCATTATCATACATGGCTGCTCCCCTGACCATAGGTTAATGATGAAATGTATGGAATCAGTATTTCAGAAATATGAAGGTTATAAGCGAATATATATTGATTTACCTGGTATGGGAAAATCGAATGCTCCAAATTGGGTAAATAGTTCAGATCGTATAGTAGAAGTGCTTATCACATTTATTGAGGAAATCATTTCTACTGAAAAATTTTTATTAATAGGAGAATCATATGGAGGCTATTTAGCCAAAGGTATACTTACAAAGATGTTTGAGAGAGTTAGCGGATTACTATTAGTATGTCCTGTTGTTGTAGCGGAGCCAGAAAAAAGGATTCTTCCAGATAAACAGGTAATTGTACAAGATGAGGAATTTTTAAATACGCTTACTTCCACGGAAAGAGAGGAATTTTGTGAGTTAGCTGTAATAGCAAATCAATATACATATACGCGATTTAAAGAAGAAATTAAGCCTGGGTTAGATGTTGCTAATTATGAATTTATTGAAAGGTTGCAAAAGAATTACTCTCTTACTATGGATTTTCAGCGTGAAAAATATGAAAAGCCCGTTCTTTTACTGACTGGAAGACAAGATATATCAGTAGGTTATCAAAATATTATAGAAATTATTGAAGAATATCCAAGGGCAACATTAGCAGTGTTAGATATGGCAGGGCATAATTTGCAAATTGAACAACCTGAATTATTTGAAAGTTTAGTAGGAGAATGGATTAGACGAACAAATCAGCACGTTTTATAA
- the pepT gene encoding peptidase T — MKQELIERFTRYVKIDTQSNEESNTVPTTPGQIEFGKLLVEELKEIGLTEVTMDDNGYVMATLPANTDKDVPVIGFLAHLDTATDFTGKNVKPQIHENFDGNAITLNEELNVVLTPEQFPELPSYKGHTIITTDGTTLLGADDKAGLTEIMVAMNYLIHNPQIKHGKIRVAFTPDEEIGRGPAHFDVAAFGASFAYTMDGGPLGGLEYESFNAAGAKLTFNGTNTHPGTAKNKMRNATKLAMEFNGYLSVEEAPEYTEGYEGFYHLLSLNGDVEQSKAYYIIRDFDRENFEARKNNVKNIVKNMQEKYGEDAVVLEMNDQYYNMLEKIEPVREIVDIAYEAMKSLDIEPNIHPIRGGTDGSQLSYMGLPTPNIFTGGENYHGKFEYVSVDTMEKAVQVIVEIARRFEEQA, encoded by the coding sequence TTGAAACAAGAACTTATTGAAAGATTTACGAGATATGTAAAAATTGATACGCAATCAAATGAAGAAAGCAATACAGTACCAACAACACCAGGACAAATTGAGTTTGGTAAGTTATTAGTGGAAGAGCTAAAAGAAATTGGGTTAACAGAAGTAACGATGGATGATAATGGCTATGTAATGGCAACACTTCCAGCTAATACGGACAAGGATGTTCCTGTAATCGGATTTTTAGCTCATTTAGATACGGCAACAGACTTTACGGGGAAAAACGTCAAACCACAAATTCATGAAAATTTTGATGGTAATGCAATTACGTTAAATGAAGAACTAAATGTTGTGCTAACACCAGAGCAGTTCCCAGAATTACCATCATATAAAGGACATACCATTATTACAACTGATGGTACAACACTTCTAGGAGCAGATGATAAAGCTGGTCTTACAGAAATTATGGTTGCAATGAACTATTTAATACATAATCCGCAAATTAAGCACGGGAAAATAAGAGTAGCATTTACACCGGATGAAGAAATTGGTCGTGGGCCAGCGCATTTTGATGTAGCGGCGTTTGGTGCATCATTCGCTTATACGATGGATGGAGGTCCATTAGGTGGTTTAGAGTATGAAAGTTTTAATGCTGCAGGTGCTAAGTTAACGTTTAACGGAACGAATACACATCCTGGAACAGCGAAAAATAAAATGCGCAATGCAACTAAACTGGCTATGGAGTTTAACGGGTATTTATCAGTAGAAGAGGCACCAGAATATACAGAAGGCTATGAAGGATTCTATCACTTACTTTCTTTAAATGGTGATGTTGAGCAAAGTAAAGCGTATTATATTATTCGAGACTTTGATCGTGAAAATTTTGAAGCGCGTAAAAATAACGTTAAAAATATTGTGAAGAATATGCAAGAAAAGTATGGCGAAGATGCAGTCGTTTTAGAAATGAATGATCAATACTATAACATGCTGGAAAAAATTGAACCGGTAAGAGAAATTGTTGATATTGCATATGAAGCAATGAAAAGTTTAGATATTGAACCAAATATTCACCCGATTCGCGGAGGTACAGATGGATCACAATTATCATATATGGGATTACCGACGCCGAATATTTTCACTGGTGGTGAAAACTATCACGGTAAATTTGAGTATGTTTCGGTAGATACTATGGAAAAAGCTGTTCAAGTTATTGTAGAAATTGCAAGACGTTTTGAGGAGCAAGCTTAA
- a CDS encoding methylated-DNA--[protein]-cysteine S-methyltransferase — translation MNSYKNNYIYWTLLTHKNWRFHIAATENGLCFIGSQDENFEELNIWARKKLPQHILIHSPDYLQIYTKEVIEYLENKRETFTFPIDAYGTNFQLSVWNTVREIPYGKTYSYTEIAERIQKPTAVRAVASAIAANPLLITIPCHRVIGKSGKLTGFRGGLDMKKKLLALEKLQVEFI, via the coding sequence ATGAATTCCTACAAAAATAATTATATATATTGGACGCTACTTACACATAAGAATTGGCGATTTCATATTGCTGCAACTGAAAATGGACTATGTTTCATTGGATCACAAGATGAAAACTTTGAAGAATTAAATATATGGGCTAGAAAAAAACTGCCCCAACATATATTGATCCATAGTCCAGATTACTTGCAAATATATACGAAAGAAGTTATCGAGTATTTAGAAAACAAGCGAGAAACTTTTACATTCCCTATCGATGCTTATGGAACTAATTTTCAATTATCTGTTTGGAATACGGTACGTGAAATTCCTTATGGAAAGACATATTCTTATACAGAAATTGCTGAAAGAATTCAAAAACCTACAGCTGTGCGCGCCGTTGCTTCCGCTATTGCTGCTAACCCTCTTCTTATTACAATTCCTTGTCACCGCGTTATTGGGAAGAGTGGGAAACTAACCGGATTTAGGGGTGGATTAGACATGAAGAAAAAATTGCTTGCATTAGAAAAATTGCAGGTGGAATTCATATGA
- a CDS encoding YczE/YyaS/YitT family protein, whose protein sequence is MRLTLFRYFLFFLGLIFFGLGNALAVKVKFLGLHPWEVLNMALYQKFGWTIGTWSVICGLCLVLISLLVDRKYINVGTFLNALLIGPIMDFFLQSNMLPDASNYLWINLLILFSGIAITGIGGGMYVAAGIGAGPRDGFMLTISDKTGLSISRARIIVECIVLVIGFMLGGPVFIVTFLYTFIQSPIFQQAFKMFQTLLHTLHNKKKISEHI, encoded by the coding sequence ATGAGGCTAACTCTCTTTCGCTATTTTCTTTTTTTCTTAGGATTAATTTTCTTTGGCCTTGGAAACGCTCTTGCAGTCAAAGTTAAATTTCTAGGCTTGCACCCTTGGGAAGTTTTAAATATGGCTCTCTACCAAAAGTTTGGATGGACCATCGGTACGTGGAGTGTCATATGTGGGTTATGTCTCGTTCTAATATCTTTACTAGTAGATCGAAAATATATAAATGTGGGTACATTTTTGAATGCACTACTTATCGGTCCCATTATGGACTTTTTCTTACAATCAAACATGCTTCCAGACGCTAGTAATTATTTATGGATAAACTTACTCATTTTATTTTCTGGTATTGCCATTACAGGTATCGGGGGAGGTATGTACGTTGCGGCTGGGATTGGCGCTGGCCCCCGTGATGGATTCATGCTTACTATTTCCGACAAAACAGGACTTTCTATTAGCCGTGCTAGAATCATAGTAGAATGTATTGTACTAGTTATTGGATTTATGCTAGGAGGTCCTGTTTTCATCGTAACTTTTCTGTACACCTTTATTCAAAGTCCAATCTTTCAGCAAGCATTTAAGATGTTTCAAACACTTTTACATACTTTACATAACAAAAAGAAAATTAGTGAACATATTTAA